From the genome of Mustelus asterias chromosome 7, sMusAst1.hap1.1, whole genome shotgun sequence, one region includes:
- the rrs1 gene encoding ribosome biogenesis regulatory protein homolog produces MAALIEDVLAEAERSGPGAPRSIHVEKPLELQLDLGNLTALDTNPLKAASFRQDPEQFLRSLARDNTQLLLNAVWQLPSERLEQTIVAKLPQPSTRIPREKALPKPRPPTRWEEFAKLKGIQKRKKSNLVWDKEKKEWRRRWGYKRANDQTKEWVIEVPESADPNEDQFTKRRTDKKERVAKNELNRLRNIARAQKNKVPGVGLAPTEQPSKAELSKAIRVAKTSTASVGKFQDKLPKEKEQRNTGKKRQFQPLVGDFSAERQKQLELLNIMYSKKPKLDLTRAVNRQLREDEQEQAAKRRKMQPRGRKGGKGHNRGRGQDRKSAMKQRGNRK; encoded by the coding sequence ATGGCGGCTCTGATTGAGGATGTTCTGGCTGAAGCTGAGCGCTCCGGGCCCGGGGCCCCGCGCTCCATCCACGTGGAGAAGCcgctggagctgcagctggacctGGGCAACCTGACGGCGCTGGACACCAACCCGCTGAAGGCCGCCTCTTTCCGGCAGGATCCCGAGCAGTTCCTGCGCTCCCTGGCCCGGGACAACACGCAGCTGCTGCTGAACGCCGTGTGGCAGCTGCCGAGTGAGCGGCTGGAGCAGACCATCGTGGCCAAGCTGCCCCAGCCCAGCACACGCATCCCCCGGGAGAAAGCGCTGCCCAAACCCCGGCCGCCCACCCGCTGGGAGGAGTTCGCCAAACTCAAGGGCATCCAGAAGAGAAAGAAGAGCAACTTGGTCTGGGACAAGGAGAAGAAAGAATGGCGGCGCCGCTGGGGCTACAAGAGAGCCAACGACCAGACCAAGGAGTGGGTGATTGAAGTGCCCGAGTCGGCAGATCCCAACGAGGATCAGTTCACCAAGCGGCGAACCGACAAGAAAGAGAGGGTGGCGAAGAACGAGCTGAACAGGCTCCGCAATATCGCCAGAGCTCAGAAGAATAAAGTGCCAGGCGTGGGGCTCGCCCCCACCGAACAACCCAGCAAAGCCGAGCTAAGCAAAGCCATCCGTGTGGCCAAGACCTCCACAGCTTCCGTTGGCAAATTTCAGGATAAGTTGCCCAAAGAAAAGGAGCAGAGGAATACTGGCAAGAAAAGGCAGTTCCAGCCCCTGGTTGGAGATTTTTCAGCAGAAAGGCAGAAACAGCTGGAACTCTTAAATATCATGTACAGCAAGAAGCCAAAGCTGGACCTCACCCGAGCTGTAAATAGACAACTTCGTGAAGATGAACAGGAGCAGGCGGCGAAGCGAAGGAAAATGCAGCCAAGGGGCAGGAAAGGAGGAAAAGGTCATAATCGAGGGAGAGGCCAGGATCGGAAATCGGCCATGAAGCAACGAGGAAACAGAAAATGA